Proteins encoded within one genomic window of Polypterus senegalus isolate Bchr_013 chromosome 6, ASM1683550v1, whole genome shotgun sequence:
- the LOC120531649 gene encoding fructose-bisphosphate aldolase C — translation MAHQYPALSAEQKQELQEIAQQIVAPGKGILAADESVGSMAKRLNQIGVENTEENRRQYRQLLFSADDRINSCIGGVIFFHETMYQSTDDGTSFVKMIKDKGILVGIKVDKGVVPLAGTNGETTTQGLDGLSERCAQYKKDGADFAKWRCVLKISETTPSQLAIMENANVLARYASICQQNGIVPIVEPEILPDGDHDLKRCQYVTEKVLAAVYKALSDHHVYLEGTLLKPNMVTPGHACPIKYSPEEIAMATVTALRRNVPPAVSGVTFLSGGQSEEEASINLNAINKCPLGRPWPLTFSYGRALQASALNTWRGQRDNEAAATEEFVKRAEVNSLASLGKYEASGDGSEVAAQSLYVANHAY, via the exons ATGGCACACCAGTACCCAGCACTTTCTGCTGAGCAGAAGCAGGAGCTACAAGAGATTGCACAGCAGATTGTGGCCCCCGGTAAAGGGATCCTTGCTGCGGATGAGTCTGTAG GGAGCATGGCAAAGCGCCTAAACCAGATTGGCGTTGAGAATACCGAGGAAAATCGTCGCCAGTACCGGCAGCTACTCTTTAGTGCGGATGACCGGATCAACAGCTGCATTGGTGGTGTCATCTTCTTTCATGAGACAATGTACCAAAGCACTGATGATGGCACTTCTTTTGTCAAGATGATCAAGGACAAAGGCATCCTTGTGGGAATAAAG GTGGACAAAGGTGTTGTACCCCTAGCTGGCACAAATGGAGAGACAACTACTCAAG GGTTGGATGGCTTGTCTGAACGCTGCGCCCAGTACAAGAAAGATGGAGCTGACTTTGCCAAGTGGCGCTGTGTCTTGAAGATTAGTGAGACAACTCCTTCTCAGCTCGCCATTATGGAGAATGCCAATGTCCTGGCACGCTATGCCAGCATATGCCAACAG AATGGAATTGTGCCCATTGTGGAACCAGAGATCCTTCCTGATGGAGATCATGACCTGAAACGCTGCCAATATGTCACAGAGAAG GTGTTGGCTGCAGTATACAAGGCTCTGAGTGACCATCATGTTTACTTGGAAGGCACTCTTCTTAAACCTAATATGGTGACTCCAGGACATGCCTGTCCCATAAAGTACAGCCCAGAGGAGATTGCCATGGCCACAGTCACTGCCCTGCGCCGTAACGTCCCTCCTGCTGTTTCAG GTGTGACCTTCCTGTCTGGTGGTCAGAGCGAGGAGGAGGCCTCTATCAACCTGAATGCAATCAATAAATGTCCTCTTGGTCGTCCCTGGCCCCTCACCTTCTCTTACGGCCGAGCCCTGCAAGCCTCTGCACTCAACACTTGGCGTGGCCAGAGAGATAATGAAGCGGCCGCCACAGAGGAATTTGTCAAGAGAGCCGAG GTAAACAGTTTGGCATCTCTTGGGAAGTATGAGGCCAGTGGAGATGGAAGTGAGGTGGCAGCCCAGTCACTCTATGTGGCCAATCATGCTTACTGA